The proteins below come from a single Acidobacteriota bacterium genomic window:
- a CDS encoding DNA polymerase III subunit alpha — MAECPPFVHLHNHSDYSLLDGASKIGLLVDAALSMGMKAVALTDHGNLFGALQFYNTARRKGIKPIIGCEVYVAKEDRHKKTGGGDQSNHLVLLAENLEGYHNLTRLVSYGFLEGFYYKPRVDKELLRRYHGGLIAASACLKGAVAQKLVMEQAEAAEAEALELRDIFGEGNFFLELQDHGLPAQRQINPAIIELSARTGIPLICTNDTHYIQKEDSVAHDVLLCIGTGKVVSQPDRMRYETDQFYFKSPDEMHALFAHVPEALANTVRIAERCDLTIETDQPIPPFDVPPGHDADSYFEKMVREGFAERRRHLEALAAAGQLKRPLSEYEERLTFEIAMIKKMQFSSYFLIVWDLIRHARELDIPVGPGRGSVVGSLVAYSMRITDIDPLQYALFFERFLNPERIAPPDIDMDFCMNRRAEMIEYTARKYGRDCVCQIITFGTMAARGVIRDVGRSLDIPYGDVDRIAKLIPAELNATIEKALEQEPRLREEMQDERIADLIRIARRLEGLSRHSSTHAAGVVIAPKPLVELVPLQKTNKDEITTQYSMKDLESIGLLKMDFLALTTLTVIDDAVRSVREETGVELDLSSVPLTDPEVYRLFSEGRTNGVFQFESGGMKTELRRLRPERFEDLIALNALYRPGPMDMIPDFIKRKQGLIEVEYPHPLLEEILRETYGVIVYQEQVMQIASKMGGFSLGEADILRKAMGKKMESVMVSMRDKFVSGAAANGIREKDAVAVYELMKQFAQYGFNKSHATAYALLAYQTAYLKAHHPVQFMAALLTSEIGNTDKIVMYIAECREMGIPVLPPDINESMLHFHSSGGSIRFGMLAIRNVGEGAIRSVLEYRERQGRFRGLFHFCEEVDSRSLNKRVMESLVKSGALDSLGWRRSQCMAMIDAAIEYGQKVRRDRETGQKGLFASLGGADTLPEPTPPDIPEWPPEERLAAEKETLGFYVSGHPLDRFAEELRQFSRKPLADLIAEGKPAECQVAGIVTELRERRTRKGDLMAVCSLEDLSGSVETVVFPNAYQKFAPILRSDRPILVAGRLEFEEERGCKIVASEIEPLAGILERQAKVLCIRAAVDRLPAGAADALYSLLDGNRGDTGVEIELYRPADYVVRIQSSDFVRVKSSPELIRQIEEICGGGTVRVVS; from the coding sequence ATGGCTGAATGCCCACCCTTCGTCCACCTTCACAACCACTCCGACTACAGCCTGCTCGACGGCGCGTCGAAGATCGGGCTCCTGGTGGACGCCGCCCTGTCGATGGGGATGAAGGCGGTGGCGCTCACCGACCACGGGAACCTTTTCGGCGCGCTCCAGTTCTACAACACCGCGCGCCGGAAAGGGATCAAGCCCATCATCGGCTGCGAGGTCTACGTGGCCAAGGAGGACCGCCACAAGAAAACGGGCGGGGGGGACCAGAGCAACCACCTGGTGCTGCTGGCCGAAAACCTCGAGGGGTATCACAACCTGACCCGGCTCGTCTCCTACGGCTTCCTCGAGGGGTTCTACTACAAGCCCCGGGTCGACAAGGAGCTGCTCCGGCGCTACCACGGCGGGCTGATCGCGGCGAGCGCCTGCCTCAAGGGCGCGGTCGCCCAGAAGCTGGTCATGGAGCAGGCCGAGGCGGCCGAGGCCGAGGCGCTGGAACTGCGCGACATTTTCGGCGAGGGCAATTTCTTCCTCGAGCTGCAGGACCACGGCCTCCCGGCGCAGCGGCAGATCAACCCCGCCATCATCGAGCTTTCGGCCAGGACCGGGATCCCCCTGATCTGCACCAACGACACGCACTACATCCAGAAGGAGGACAGCGTCGCCCACGACGTGCTCCTCTGCATCGGCACCGGCAAGGTGGTGAGCCAGCCCGACCGCATGCGCTACGAGACCGACCAGTTCTATTTCAAATCCCCGGACGAGATGCACGCCCTGTTCGCCCACGTCCCGGAAGCGCTGGCCAACACCGTCCGGATCGCGGAGCGGTGCGACCTGACGATCGAGACCGACCAGCCGATCCCCCCCTTCGACGTCCCCCCGGGCCACGACGCCGACAGCTATTTCGAAAAGATGGTGCGGGAGGGGTTCGCCGAGCGGCGGCGGCACCTGGAGGCGCTCGCGGCCGCGGGGCAGCTCAAGCGCCCCCTGTCCGAATACGAGGAGCGGTTGACGTTCGAGATCGCGATGATCAAGAAGATGCAGTTTTCCAGCTACTTCCTGATCGTCTGGGACCTGATCCGGCACGCGCGCGAGCTCGACATCCCGGTCGGGCCGGGGCGCGGGTCGGTGGTGGGGAGCCTGGTCGCCTACAGCATGCGCATCACCGACATCGACCCGCTGCAGTACGCCCTCTTTTTCGAGCGCTTCCTCAACCCGGAACGGATCGCCCCGCCCGACATCGACATGGACTTCTGCATGAACCGGCGCGCGGAGATGATCGAATACACCGCCCGGAAATACGGCCGCGACTGCGTCTGCCAGATCATCACCTTCGGGACCATGGCCGCCCGCGGCGTCATCCGCGACGTCGGGCGCAGCCTGGACATCCCCTACGGCGACGTCGACCGCATCGCCAAGCTGATCCCGGCCGAGCTGAACGCCACGATCGAGAAGGCCCTGGAACAGGAGCCGCGGCTCCGGGAGGAGATGCAGGACGAGCGGATCGCCGACCTGATCCGGATCGCGCGGCGCCTGGAGGGGCTGTCGCGCCACTCCTCGACCCACGCGGCCGGAGTCGTCATCGCCCCCAAGCCGCTGGTGGAGCTGGTCCCGCTGCAGAAGACGAACAAGGACGAAATCACCACGCAGTACAGCATGAAGGACCTGGAGTCGATCGGCCTGCTCAAGATGGATTTCCTGGCGCTGACGACGCTGACGGTGATCGACGACGCCGTCCGGAGCGTCCGGGAGGAGACGGGGGTCGAGCTCGACCTCTCCTCCGTCCCCCTGACCGACCCGGAGGTCTACCGCCTCTTTTCCGAGGGGCGGACCAACGGGGTGTTCCAGTTCGAGAGCGGGGGGATGAAGACCGAGCTGCGCCGGCTGCGGCCCGAACGGTTCGAGGACCTGATCGCGCTCAACGCCCTGTACCGCCCCGGGCCGATGGACATGATCCCCGACTTCATCAAGCGCAAGCAGGGGCTGATCGAGGTGGAGTACCCCCACCCCCTGCTCGAGGAGATCCTCCGGGAGACCTACGGCGTCATCGTCTACCAGGAGCAGGTGATGCAGATCGCCAGCAAGATGGGGGGGTTCTCCCTCGGGGAGGCCGACATCCTGCGCAAGGCGATGGGGAAGAAGATGGAGTCGGTCATGGTGTCGATGCGGGACAAGTTCGTCTCCGGCGCCGCGGCCAACGGGATCCGCGAGAAGGACGCGGTCGCGGTCTACGAGCTGATGAAGCAGTTCGCCCAGTACGGCTTCAACAAGTCGCACGCCACCGCCTACGCCCTGCTCGCCTACCAGACCGCCTACCTGAAGGCCCACCACCCGGTCCAGTTCATGGCCGCGCTGCTGACGAGCGAAATCGGCAACACCGACAAGATCGTCATGTACATCGCCGAGTGCCGGGAGATGGGCATCCCGGTCCTCCCGCCCGACATCAACGAGAGCATGCTCCACTTCCACTCGAGCGGCGGAAGCATCCGCTTCGGCATGCTGGCGATCCGCAACGTGGGGGAGGGGGCCATCCGCTCGGTGCTCGAATACCGGGAGCGGCAGGGGCGCTTCCGCGGACTCTTCCATTTCTGCGAGGAGGTCGATTCCAGGTCGCTGAACAAGCGCGTCATGGAGAGCCTGGTCAAAAGCGGCGCGCTCGACTCGCTGGGGTGGCGGCGCTCGCAGTGCATGGCCATGATCGACGCCGCGATCGAGTACGGCCAGAAGGTGCGGCGCGACCGCGAAACGGGGCAGAAGGGGCTGTTCGCCTCCCTGGGGGGCGCCGACACCCTCCCCGAACCGACGCCGCCCGACATCCCCGAATGGCCGCCCGAGGAGCGCCTGGCGGCGGAAAAGGAGACGCTCGGTTTCTACGTGTCCGGGCACCCGCTCGACCGCTTCGCCGAGGAACTCAGGCAGTTCAGCCGCAAACCGCTGGCCGACCTGATCGCCGAGGGGAAGCCGGCCGAATGCCAGGTGGCCGGGATCGTCACCGAGCTGCGCGAGCGCCGCACGCGCAAGGGGGACCTGATGGCCGTCTGCTCGCTCGAGGACCTGAGCGGATCGGTGGAGACGGTCGTGTTTCCGAACGCCTACCAGAAATTCGCCCCTATCCTCCGCTCCGACCGCCCGATCCTCGTCGCGGGCCGCCTGGAATTCGAGGAGGAGAGGGGGTGCAAGATCGTCGCCTCGGAGATCGAACCGCTGGCGGGGATCCTCGAGCGGCAGGCCAAAGTCCTCTGCATCCGCGCCGCCGTCGACCGCCTCCCGGCCGGCGCGGCCGACGCCCTCTATTCCCTGCTG